In Thermosphaera sp., the sequence CTGATACGCGTCCGTTATTGTTCCCACGCCAACAACTCCTTTCTTAAGTCTTTTCACCTCGCTCAAGAGGATGTTTGTAAGGTTCTCCTTTACGATAATCACGTGTCCCCAGTTCTCTGAAACCCTCTTATCCCTAGTGTATTGCCTCGCGTAACAGTATATGCAGGAATGCGAGCAACCTATGTAAGGATTTAGAGCATAATCCAGCCCTGGAAGACCGCTTTTCGATAGCCCCGTGGTCACCCTTTGTTTGATAATGATCAAATTTCTGAACATGGATTTTAACCTTTCTTAAGGTAATCAGTAATCCTTCTCCCCCCGAGGATCCGCCGTAATAGTCTCGACGAGGAAATCCATTTCGAAGACCCAAGCCTTGTGCTTCTATTGAGAAATTCGATAACTTCGTTGAAGCTTGTTGTTTTCAGAACAGGAGGCTTTGAATACATCGTTCTAACCGACTCTCTTACAAACCATACTCCAATGGGTATATTAAAACTTGGATAAATCTCTCTTAAAAGGATGGCGGTTGCCTGCCTCTTGAACCTGTTTAAATGCTCGAGAGTTGCAAGCATGCTTGCATAGTAGCAACCACCTATTCCTGGATAATCATCTCTGCCTTTGTATTCTTCATAGTCTCCCTCTACAACAACATTCGTTGATAACGGGTTCCAAGCCGAGCCAGGCCACCAAGCCTCCATCCATTCATAACTCCACTTCTCGGGGTAAAGAATTGCAATGAAGAGGTTTCCGTGAATCCTCAATTCATAGACGTGAATCTCGTTCATGACCTCGTATTTTTTAACATTTCTCAAAAGATTCCTTGAAATTATATAGTCGACAGCAGTTATGCTCCACCTAGTTGGAACGAGTCTTCGTTTGTCCCTAATGCCCAGTGTTCCGACACTAAAAACTTTCTGAATATGAGAGATGGGGATTCCACTAGTGTACAATTTTAACACTGCCTCCTCAGCTTTTAGGTCATGGTCTGAGTAGACCGAGTCTACGGGCTTTGGGATGGCTGGGTTTCCAATTACGCGTATTTTCTCGAGTTGGGACCGAGGACCCATCGGAGGCACGTGTTCATCAAAGGTTATTATAGGCTTGGGGGGCTTTGAAACCTCGAGATAAATGTCAACAGGCTTAATACTCATTGCAACTAACTTAATATTCTCCAGGAGTGGGTTGTCAACACTTCTGACTTGACTCACTGTGAACCCTGTTATTAGACTCCATCTAAAATCCAGAATGTCGTCGAGCCTCAAGCTTAACCATTTCTCAGGGTAGTCATAAATAGAAGTATCACCAATTAGAGGGGGTGTTGACGTTCCTACTCTCACGTAGGGGTATCCATGTCGGCCCACGAAAACTGCAGGCGGTGATGAACCCTCTATTACTTTAGAGTCTTCAACTTTTCTAAGCTTAAGCTGAGCCCTACTCTTCGATAAAACGGGACAGTATGAGAGCCCGCAGTATCCCCTACCCCTACATAATATACATATACTTGGATCCAGCTTCATACCAGCAATATCTCTCCATAGAGTAGTTAAGAGTTGTCCCTAAATAAAATCTACGCTATCCACTGAGGTCCTTCCCTATTTTTCAATATCGGGTAGTTTTGCATAAGCTATTGTTGCAGTTAATCCCCTCAACAGACTTGAAGTCAAAAGGACGGTGCTAACGTCGCCCGTTGACACGGCTATGATCGTTCCAACCATCGAGGCAAGGCTTGAAACAGTATTCGTTGTGAATCCCAATAGCGAGATATACGATGGTCGGACTTCCCTGGGAGAAAGGTAGGTATTGTATAAGAAGAAGGACAAGTCCAGTGGAGCCCACACGTATCCACTAAAGGATTCGATTCCTAGAATAGTCGTTGTACTTGCGAAATCCTTGTATAAAACTGGGACGAGCACTGTGGAAGCCATTCCCGCCACTGTCACCTTCTTTAAACCAAACTTAATTATTTCTCTCCTCCAGAAGGTTAAAGTTAAAGATTTCACGACAAGACTAACAACGTTTTTTAATATAACTATCAACTCGTTCCCTCCAATTATTTCCATGACTATGTAATCCCAAAATGGAGCCGGAATGTTTACTGAGAAATTAAAGAGCGATATCACT encodes:
- a CDS encoding Nre family DNA repair protein is translated as MKLDPSICILCRGRGYCGLSYCPVLSKSRAQLKLRKVEDSKVIEGSSPPAVFVGRHGYPYVRVGTSTPPLIGDTSIYDYPEKWLSLRLDDILDFRWSLITGFTVSQVRSVDNPLLENIKLVAMSIKPVDIYLEVSKPPKPIITFDEHVPPMGPRSQLEKIRVIGNPAIPKPVDSVYSDHDLKAEEAVLKLYTSGIPISHIQKVFSVGTLGIRDKRRLVPTRWSITAVDYIISRNLLRNVKKYEVMNEIHVYELRIHGNLFIAILYPEKWSYEWMEAWWPGSAWNPLSTNVVVEGDYEEYKGRDDYPGIGGCYYASMLATLEHLNRFKRQATAILLREIYPSFNIPIGVWFVRESVRTMYSKPPVLKTTSFNEVIEFLNRSTRLGSSKWISSSRLLRRILGGRRITDYLKKG